From Etheostoma cragini isolate CJK2018 chromosome 1, CSU_Ecrag_1.0, whole genome shotgun sequence, a single genomic window includes:
- the baz2ba gene encoding bromodomain adjacent to zinc finger domain protein 2B isoform X9, with protein sequence MESGERLASPAPTLSAARTSSPAASSSSSSSSSSSPAPHSKSSLAPSPSALGSTLSTSGRLFGAPGEQPFIGSTLSSAFPLVNHPAFGALYTTGAGRPEFGGLGSLGMSAALAAHPQLGALSAEWWRAAEAHGRGAAAFLPSFISFPPFFTPHLQPNHSASPVQIRMPGKNSHAPPKGVNGAVNGSGVCPPTTQSGSFSASPASVQASTKPTKKSDPSDSHRSSPKSNPELVEKPIHKTQKKQRKKPADTCVASNSESGTSSDSSSDGSLSSDLEDLAEDDEDDEDEDEDDEEEDKQSDMSDSEKRSRKRTKVLIPGTGTAKTDRPFSGELHDKKDTQAHKVSSNPPNLLPLPCSASPPALSQTALLAMHSSRSWTEGPQQHFSVIQSTGLAANSKPLALLSQPQRESSSPIALTTSPKALCSTASPKPPKLLPSSSPQHLPLSLCSSPKPRSVPSPPHSTLPLSTSAKPFGLTSSATSSQKSSLKPPRCTVPGSGKSNKKKQLEASLAQINEFRLKQTLMSQGQTFPAELKKQQQGPNKSPKRTSLSSSPLPPALPPPPQNNHSNLFLSSALLGLPEPHHPNGVIQSITQDAPLALITKPRKDSACHGKSPQCDSDAGSMPVNLSTGASRTQTTGQSGPPSQPSTTSPHATGHGSRKNKTTKGKGQTPGLGQTPGLGQADPLAAWKGFSQNHLVQSLVDLFRGGEPGIGIPGVGIPGVGIPGVGIPGTCNPTAGLPANKESDDSGDDDDDEDDDLEEEEEEEEDEEDSDDSLSESDSNSDSDISGKKVKELKLLPSGSSKKEMTPRRLTKGPELLNTSTNHTATSCSPLNLQVIKTPTMVTSSSALAYHSSPGSSSYSLASPLGLGKRKRVMDEKELMIPLELGWRRETRIKSVAGRSQGEVAYYGPCGKKLRQYPDVMKGLQWSLLNEEEVIPHILAMEGRRGRPPNSDRQVAGEGGKGSRRRKGRPPNVGDPLVPEGPSPSEVKLLRKLEAQEIARQAAQMKLMRKLEKQAMARAAKEARKQQAIMAAEERRKQKEQIKILKQQEKIKRIQQIRMEKELRAQQILEAKRRKKEEAANAKILEAEKRIKEKELRRQQAEILKHQELERHRLDMERERRRQHIMLMKAVEARKKAEERERLRQEKRDEKRLNKERKLEQRRLELEIARELKKPNEDMCLSDHKPLPEFSRIPGLILPGRAVSNCLMLMQFLRGFGKVLGLDLNVDVPTLGMLQEGLLNVGDSMGQVQDLLVKLLSLAVCDPGLPPGQKTKTMLGDHLTNVGINRDNVSEVLQMYMGAHCANTELAPLALSLKTKAFQAHKPTQKASILGFLANELACSKAVISEIDKNLDQMANMRKDKVIMEGKLKKLKTIHAKRTGRREASMGVEENQSMGTPSSAAKRKRKLGGDSDDDDDDDDDSDDQAEDEEDEEEEEIKKVKKVETYDEDEVDQATSLEELEKQIEKLAKQHHQTRRKLFEISHSLRSMMYGQDRYRRRYWVLPHCGGVFIEAMESGEAPEELEEERQRRRRAAEEVQVKEEPQEIELQKENATNLDGQSIRTQGLEQENEEEKERKKNSTALFYQQPGCNSKLFTFRDDGKDFGKDTVMAEDKEIPRVRHNGSPVGTPVATSTVTSSSPIHSTSEPAVAKKTSFKDTTNIPPLASTSLSVPCLPVPHESPGNTPPTSSPYLSFQANDQLLRVLTERSGHWFSLLPRNPCDVTSITTIPPTAPRVSPQATSTPARPRSPPQSPALPLTPSAASASASPHHPAGLLNYPLSALQVKAGASLLGVSFGSWPCGMISPSLPLCSSPSPSPMLGHSLEGNTTASVSSKSESPLPRIEKTSSIPSPTLEMPKSLDHTIPRPIPDEMLTGWWRVSDIEELRALVGALHSRGMREKGLQRQMQKYTEIIPQVCTKHKDVAMIELHELEESQVSVESVRGWCVEEQAMEMDIAVLQQVEELERKVTAASLQVKGWTFPDPQSEREDLVYYEHKPFTKLTPASAHVGDKDPKEYLEERGEKGGVMRHLDNPLDIAVTRLADLERNIERSGEEEVAHGMKVWRKALTEVRSAAQLAMCIQQLQKSIAWERSIMKVYCQMCRKGDNEDLLLLCDGCDKGCHTYCHKPKITCIPEGDWYCPACISKASGPSPKNRKPPNKPVASSAGGGKKGGEGKKNVKQAGNGEVPEEDPASASSTPKKAAKDTSRKRKTEENAPALPAANQESPVCVKRAKTARDNNRDLGLCRVLLAELERHQDAWPFLTPVNLKSVPGYRKVIKKPMDFSTIREKLVSSQYQNLETFIIDVNLVFDNCEKYNEDNSDIGRAGHNMRKFFEKRWTELLKQTN encoded by the exons GCCGTCTGTTTGGAGCACCAGGAGAGCAGCCCTTCATTGGCTCCACATTGTCAAGTGCCTTCCCTCTAGTCAACCACCCAGCCTTCGGAGCCCTCTACACTACCGGAGCAGGCAGGCCTGAGTTTGGAGGCCTGGGTTCCCTAGGCATGTCAGCTGCTCTGGCTGCCCACCCTCAACTGGGAGCTCTCTCTG CAGAGTGGTGGCGAGCTGCTGAAGCCCATGGACGGGGAGCTGCTGCCTTTCTACCCTCTTTCATAAGCTTCCCTCCATTCTTCACCCCTCACCTTCAGCCCAACCACAGCGCCAGCCCGGTTCAGATCAGGATGCCTGGCAAGAATAGCCATGCCCCACCCAAAG GGGTGAATGGGGCAGTGAATGGCAGCGGCGTCTGTCCTCCCACCACACAATCAGGGAGCTTTTCTGCGAGTCCGGCTTCTGTTCAGGCATCGACTAAGCCAACCAAAAAGTCAGACCCCTCTGATAGTCACCGTAGCAGCCCTAAGAGCAATCCAGAGTTGGTGGAAAAACCgatccacaaaacacagaag AAGCAACGGAAGAAGCCAGCAGACACTTGTGTGGCGAGCAACAGTGAGTCCGGCACATCCTCAGACAGCTCAAGTGACGGGTCCCTCAGCAGTGATCTGGAAGACTTAGCAGAGGATGACgaagatgatgaggatgaggatgaggatgacgAAGAAGAGGACAAACAGAGTGACATGTCGGACTCAGAGAAGCGGAGCAGGAAGAGAACAAAG GTTTTGATACCAGGTACTGGAACTGCAAAGACTGACAGACCATTCTCTGGGGAGCTCCATGACAAGAAAGACACCCAGGCTCACAAGGTCTCCTCCAACCCCCCTAACCTTTTGCCCTTACCCTGCTCTGCCTCCCCTCCTGCCTTGTCCCAAACGGCGCTGCTGGCCATGCACAGCTCCAGGTCCTGGACAGAGGGCCCACAGCAACACTTCAGTGTGATCCAGTCCACTGGCTTGGCTGCCAACTCAAAGCCCCTGGCACTCCTCTCTCAGCCCCAGAGGGAGTCTTCCTCCCCCATAGCCCTCACCACATCTCCAAAGGCACTCTGCAGCACTGCCTCTCCCAAACCTCCCAAACTGctgccctcctcctctccccagCACCTGCCCCTCTCCCTCTGCTCCTCCCCTAAGCCTCGCTCAGTCCCCTCTCCGCCCCACTCAACTCTCCCACTGTCTACCTCCGCAAAACCCTTTGGTTTGACCTCATCTGCAACAAGCTCCCAGAAGTCCTCACTGAAGCCACCTCGGTGCACTGTTCCTGGCTCGGGTAAATCCAACAAGAAGAAACAGCTGGAAGCTTCACTTGCGCAGATCAATGAGTTCAGGCTAAAACAG ACCCTCATGTCCCAAGGGCAGACGTTCCCAGCTGAGctgaagaagcagcagcaggggcCAAACAAGTCTCCCAAAAGGACGTCTCTGTCTTCATCGCCATTGCCACCCGCTCTGCCTCCTCCACCCCAGAACAATCACTCCAACCTCTTCCTCTCGAGTGCCCTGCTGGGGCTCCCTGAACCTCACCACCCCAATGGAGTCATCCAAAGCATCACTCAGGACGCACCTTTGGCCCTCATCACAAAACCTCGCAAAGACTCTGCCTGTCATGGCAAGTCCCCTCAGTGTGACTCTGATGCTGGGTCAATGCCTGTCAATCTGAGCACAGGGGCGAGCAGGACCCAAACTACTGGCCAATCTGGGCCACCTTCACAGCCCTCCACTACCTCACCCCATGCCACAGGCCATGGATCCAGAAAGAACAAGACCACTAAGGGTAAGGGACAGACACCAGGGCTGGGACAGACACCAGGGCTGGGACAAGCGGACCctttagctgcctggaagggtTTCTCTCAGAACCATCTGGTACAGTCTCTAGTAGATTTGTTCCGTGGAGGAGAGCCCGGGATCGGGATTCCTGGAGTTGGTATACCTGGAGTTGGAATTCCTGGAGTGGGGATCCCTGGGACATGTAACCCCACAGCTGGTCTTCCGGCTAACAAGGAATCTGATGACTcaggagatgatgatgatgatgaggatgacgaccttgaggaggaggaggaggaggaggaggatgaagaggattCAGATGATAGTCTTTCAG AGTCTGATAGCAATTCAGACAGCGACATCTCTGGGAAGAAAGTGAAGGAGTTAAAACTGCTGCCGTCTGGATCATCTAAGAAGGAGATGACTCCCCGTAGGCTAACCAAAGGCCCAGAACTACTGAACACCTCAACCAATCACACCGCCACCAGCTGCTCCCCTCTCAACCTACAGGTCATCAAAACTCCCACCATGGTCACCAGCTCCAGTGCCTTGGCCTATCACAGCTCTCCAGGCTCTTCCTCCTACAGCCTAGCATCTCCATTAG GCTtagggaagaggaagagggtgaTGGATGAGAAGGAGTTGATGATACCTCTGGAGTTGGG gtGGCGGAGAGAAACAAGAATCAAATCTGTGGCAGGGCGATCACAGGGAGAGGTGGCCTACTACGGCCCGTGTGGCAAGAAACTAAGGCAGTACCCAGATGTGATGAAG GGTTTACAATGGAGCCTGTTGAATGAAGAGGAGGTCATTCCTCATATTTTGGCGATGGAAGGCCGTAGGGGTCGCCCCCCTAATTCAGACCGCCAGGTAGCGGGCGAAGGTGGCAAAGGTTCCCGACGGAGGAAGGGACGGCCCCCTAATGTGGGCGATCCACTGGTGCCCGAGGGCCCCAGTCCCAGTGAAGTCAAACTCCTGCGCAAGCTAGAGGCTCAAG AAATAGCCCGACAGGCCGCCCAGATGAAACTGATGAGAAAACTGGAAAAGCAAGCAATGGCGCGTGCAGCCAAAGAAGCTCGGAAACAGCAAG CTATCATGGCAgcggaggagaggaggaagcagAAAGAGCAGATCAAGATCCTAAAGCAGCAG gaaaagATCAAGCGCATTCAGCAGATTCGGATGGAGAAGGAACTCAGGGCGCAGCAAATTTTGGAG GCCAAAcggagaaagaaggaagaagcCGCCAATGCCAAAATATTGGAGGCGGAAAAACGGATAAag GAAAAAGAGTTGAGGAGACAGCAGGCGGAGATTCTCAAACACCAG GAGTTGGAGAGGCATAGACTAGATATG gagagagagaggaggaggcaaCATATAATGCTGATGAAGGCTGTTGAGGCTCGCAAGAAAGCAGAG GAGCGTGAGCGCTTGCGGCAGGAAAAAAGGGATGAGAAGCGACTGAACAAAGAGCGCAAACTGGAGCAACGAAGGCTGGAGCTGGAGATAGCGAGGGAACTGAAGAAGCCAAATGAAgacatgtgtctgtctgatCATAAG CCTCTCCCTGAGTTCTCCCGCATTCCTGGACTCATCTTACCAGGACGTGCCGTGTCTAACTGCCTGATGCTGATGCAGTTCCTGCGAGGCTTCGGGAAGGTTTTGGGGCTTGATTTGAATGTGGATGTGCCTACCCTGGGCATGCTACAGGAGGGCCTGCTCAATGTGGGGGACAGCATGGGCCAGGTTCAAGACCTTCTGGTCAAACTGCTTTCTCTGGCAGTCTGTGATCCCGGTTTGCCACCTGGACAAAAG ACAAAAACCATGCTGGGGGACCACCTGACCAATGTTGGCATCAACAGGGATAATGTGTCTGAGGTGCTACAGATGTACATGGGAGCCCATTGTGCCAATACTGAGCTGGCCCCTCTGGCCCTCAGTCTAAAGACCAAGGCCTTCCAGGCCCACAAGCCCACCCAGAAGGCCTCAATCCTGGGCTTCCTGGCTAATGAGCTGGCCTGCAGCAAAGCTGTTATCAG TGAGATTGACAAGAACCTGGATCAGATGGCAAACATGAGGAAGGACAAGGTCATCATGGAGGGAAAACTGAAGAA gTTGAAGACCATTCATGCCAAACGTACTGGGAGGAGGGAGGCCAGTATGGGGGTTGAAGAGAACCAGTCTATGGGCACTCCGTCCTCTGCCGCCAAACGCAAGAGGAAACTGGGCGGAGACAGcgacgatgatgatgacgacgatGACGACAGTGATGACCAGGCagaggacgaggaggacgaggaggaggaagaaattAAGAAGGTTAAAAAAGTGGAGACCTATGATGAG GATGAGGTTGACCAAGCCACCAGtctggaggagctggagaagcAGATAGAGAAATTAGCCAAG CAACATCATCAGACCAGGCGAAAGCTGTTTGAGATATCCCATTCTCTACGCTCCATGATGTATGGCCAGGACCGTTACCGCCGCCGGTACTGGGTGCTCCCCCACTGCGGAGGGGTCTTCATTGAAGCCATGGAGAGTGGAGAAG CTCCAGAGGAACTGGAGGAGGAGCgacagagaaggaggagagcgGCAGAGGAGGTCCAGGTCAAAGAGGAACCTCAGGAGATCGAGTTGCAGAAGGAGAACGCCACCAACCTCGATGGACAGAGCATTAGAACACAAGGCTTGGAGCAAGAGAAcgaggaggaaaaggagaggaagaaaaactcCACGGCCCTCTTCTACCAGCAGCCGGGCTGTAATTCCAAACTGTTCACATTCCGGGATGACGGCAAGGACTTTGGCAAAGACACTGTAATGGCAGAGGACAAGGAGATTCCCCGTGTGAGACATAACGGCAGCCCTGTGGGCACTCCTGTTGCAACAAGCACGGTAACATCATCCTCCCCCATTCACAGTACCTCTGAGCCGGCAGTAGCAAAAAAAACCTCTTTTAAAGACACTACAAACATCCCTCCCCTAGCCTCAACCTCTTTATCTGTCCCGTGCCTGCCAGTCCCACATGAAAGCCCAGGGAACACTCCTCCAACCTCATCTCCGTACTTGTCATTCCAAGCCAACGACCAGCTACTCAGAGTCTTGACAGAGAGGAGTGGACACTGGTTCAGTCTGCTCCCTCGCAACCCCTGTGACGTCACTTCCATCACCACAATTCCTCCCACAGCGCCCCGTGTGTCTCCCCAGGCGACCTCTACCCCAGCCAGGCCAAGATCCCCACCTCAGTCCCCTGCCCTGCCTCTCACCCCTTCTGCTGCTTCAGCCTCAGCCAGCCCGCACCACCCAGCTGGCCTCCTCAACTACCCACTATCCGCCCTGCAG gtGAAGGCTGGTGCTTCATTGCTAGGAGTTTCTTTCGGAAGCTGGCCCTGTGGCATGATAAGTCCCAGCCTGCCTCTGTGCAGCAGCCCTAGTCCCAGCCCCATGCTGGGTCACTCTCTGGAGGGCAACACGACAGCAAGTGTCTCCAGCAAAAGTGAATCCCCTTTACCTCGCATTGAAAAAACCTCATCCATCCCCTCTCCTACCCTAGAGATGCCCAAATCCCTGGACCACACCATACCTCGGCCTATTCCAGATG AGATGCTGACAGGGTGGTGGCGGGTGTCTGACATCGAGGAGCTGAGGGCTTTAGTCGGTGCTCTCCACAGCCGAGGCATGAGGGAGAAGGGCCTACAGAGGCAAATGCAGAAATACACAGAGATCATCCCCCAGGTCTGCACCAAACACAAAGATG TGGCCATGATCGAGCTCCATGAGCTGGAGGAGAGCCAGGTCAGTGTGGAGTCTGTGCGGGGCTGGTGTGTTGAGGAGCAGGCGATGGAGATGGACATTGCCGTGCTGCAACAGGTAGAGGAGCTGGAGAGGAAGGTGACTGCAGCCAGCCTGCAGGTCAAG GGCTGGACATTTCCGGACCCTCAATCTGAGCGAGAGGACCTGGTGTATTACGAGCACAAACCCTTCACCAAATTAACGCCAGCGTCTGCACACGTGGGAGACAAGGACCCCAAGGAGTATCTGGAGGAGCGGGGGGAGAAGGGCGGGGTGATGCGTCACCTGGACAACCCGCTGGACATAGCAGTGACACGTCTGGCTGATCTGGAGCGCAACATCGAGAGAAG CGGTGAAGAGGAGGTGGCCCATGGTATGAAGGTGTGGAGGAAGGCGCTGACTGAAGTGCGTAGTGCTGCTCAGTTGGCCATGTGTATTCAACAACTGCAGAAGTCTATCGCCTGGGAGAGGTCAATTATGAAAGTG tATTGCCAGATGTGCAGGAAGGGGGACAACGAGGACCTTCTCCTGCTGTGTGATGGCTGTGATAAAGGCTGCCACACTTACTGTCACAAACCCAAGATCACCTGTATCCCAGAGGGAGACTGGTACTGCCCGGCCTGCATATCCAAG GCAAGTGGCCCATCtcccaaaaacagaaaacctcCAAACAAACCTGTAGCATCCAGCGCAGGAGGTGGTAAGAAAGGTGGAGAGGGGAAGAAGAACGTGAAGCAGGCAGGTAACGGGGAAGTACCGGAGGAGGACCCGGCCAGCGCCAGCAGCACACCCAAGAAAGCAGCAAAAGACACCAGCAGGAAGAGGAAAACAGAAGAGAACGCACCTGCTCTGccagcagccaatcaggagagccctgtgtgtgtgaagcGAGCCAAGACAGCTAGAGACAACAACAGGGATCTGGGGTTATGCAG GGTACTCCTTGCTGAGTTGGAGCGGCATCAGGATGCATGGCCTTTTCTCACACCTGTCAACCTGAAATCGGTCCCTGGCTACAGGAAGGTCATCAAGAAACCGATGGACTTCTCCACCATACGGGAGAAGCTTGTGAGCAGCCA gtaTCAAAACCTGGAGACTTTCATCATTGATGTCAACTTGGTCTTTGATAACTGTGAAAAATACAATGAAGACAATTCGGACATTGGTCGAGCTGGTCATAACATGAGGAAGTTCTTTGAGAAGCGCTGGACTGAGCttctgaaacaaacaaactaa